The proteins below come from a single Chryseobacterium capnotolerans genomic window:
- a CDS encoding M1 family aminopeptidase, whose amino-acid sequence MIILLFSNSPFMAGAMPQSLEVQQISAILDPFGLSSYFLNARLLTVEQKNVQIIPITSYLLFNRIFYILISIALLWLTLKQFSFSNIAKQKVRKTIPKNDSQPKFFKSEYAAVQPEYGRVAIIQSMISFAKIDLIYLFKSITVPAVSILLVFAVGMEMYAEIEKGIRLPQKYASSGLMATTISENFHLLGLLIVAYFLNDLYWRSKSSGFSLIENSTFFSRNKLAGHFISISILLFFFTGILIGEGLIFQAAYQYFHVDWNAYSAVFLFNTFPLILFSGFILFINDRIPHKFIALGLSVAAVFIFAGPVSGKILPYPVLRIFSDFKGSYSDFNGYEIYEKAFGQRLLFGAGIIALLWWINSFIKFKKVSVLQSAFIVILLISGLISGNYFMNGYLPKDDEKELLNSVQYEKNFRKYESLPQPDITAIKTKIKLYPSHNSYEINGHYTLRNQTNQPIDKILINFNTDLKLETAVFKSDSEIITVTGNTTEVLLEHALKPNGTATFEFKISYQWFAVNGHESFNAIIENGSFMRISRYYPTIGYQKDFEIQDEKLRSQYRLEKLKEIKKPEAPEVFKKDFINLDMTISTEKDQTAIGTGDLVKKWTQADRNYFQYQAKNIPFRFAVSSAEYEVKSIHYKGIAVNIFYHKNHFENVDHLLKNAQLTLDYCQQNFGKYPFKTINFAEISSFTRGFAATAYPSAIFMPEDMVFHANITADQKQDVINELAGHELSHLWWGNSQINPDAREGSVMLTETLTMYTEMMLYKKMHGKAKMMERLQVHQQIYDNEKGLSENLPIYRATGDVSHISYSKGAVAMVTLSDLIGEDKLNTALKSFLIHNPYPRKPTSLDLLREFYKVSPNEASRKEIDRLFKTP is encoded by the coding sequence ATGATTATTTTATTATTTTCCAATTCACCGTTTATGGCAGGAGCTATGCCTCAATCACTGGAAGTTCAGCAGATTTCAGCGATCCTTGATCCTTTCGGGCTGTCATCTTATTTTCTGAACGCAAGATTGCTTACTGTTGAACAAAAAAACGTACAAATTATTCCTATCACAAGCTATTTACTTTTCAACAGGATTTTTTATATCTTAATATCAATAGCTCTTCTGTGGCTTACTTTAAAACAATTTTCCTTCTCCAATATTGCAAAACAAAAGGTAAGAAAAACGATTCCCAAAAACGATTCCCAGCCTAAGTTTTTCAAATCAGAATATGCTGCTGTACAGCCTGAATATGGACGAGTGGCTATTATACAATCCATGATATCCTTTGCCAAAATAGATCTGATCTATCTGTTCAAAAGCATTACAGTTCCTGCAGTTTCTATTCTCTTGGTATTTGCTGTAGGGATGGAAATGTATGCAGAAATTGAAAAAGGGATCCGACTCCCACAGAAATATGCCAGTTCCGGTCTTATGGCCACCACTATATCGGAAAACTTTCACTTACTGGGATTACTCATCGTTGCCTATTTTCTTAATGATCTGTATTGGAGATCGAAATCATCAGGATTTTCGCTCATTGAAAACAGTACCTTTTTCTCAAGAAATAAACTAGCCGGACATTTCATTTCAATAAGTATTCTGTTGTTCTTCTTTACAGGAATTTTAATTGGGGAAGGTCTTATTTTTCAAGCTGCTTATCAGTATTTTCATGTGGATTGGAATGCCTATTCTGCGGTTTTCCTTTTCAATACTTTTCCATTGATTTTGTTTTCAGGGTTTATTCTGTTCATCAATGATAGAATTCCACATAAATTTATCGCATTAGGACTATCTGTTGCAGCTGTTTTTATATTTGCAGGTCCTGTTTCCGGCAAGATTCTTCCTTATCCGGTTTTAAGAATATTTTCAGACTTTAAAGGAAGTTACAGTGATTTTAATGGGTATGAAATCTATGAAAAAGCTTTTGGACAAAGACTTTTATTCGGAGCCGGAATTATTGCTTTATTGTGGTGGATTAATTCCTTTATCAAGTTTAAAAAAGTATCTGTTCTTCAATCTGCTTTTATTGTTATTCTACTTATTTCAGGCTTGATTTCCGGAAACTATTTTATGAACGGATATCTTCCTAAAGATGATGAAAAAGAACTCTTGAATTCTGTTCAATATGAAAAGAATTTCCGAAAGTATGAAAGCCTTCCACAGCCTGATATCACAGCTATTAAAACTAAAATCAAGCTATATCCATCACACAATTCCTATGAAATTAACGGCCATTATACCCTTAGAAACCAAACGAACCAGCCCATTGACAAAATTCTCATCAATTTTAATACAGATCTGAAGCTGGAAACTGCTGTTTTCAAATCGGATTCTGAAATCATAACGGTTACCGGAAATACCACCGAAGTTTTATTAGAACATGCTTTAAAACCTAATGGCACAGCTACTTTCGAGTTCAAAATATCTTATCAATGGTTCGCCGTAAACGGACATGAGTCTTTTAATGCCATTATTGAGAACGGTTCTTTTATGAGAATCAGCAGGTATTATCCAACTATTGGGTATCAAAAAGATTTTGAAATTCAGGATGAAAAACTCCGCAGTCAATACCGCCTGGAAAAATTAAAAGAAATAAAGAAGCCTGAAGCTCCTGAAGTCTTCAAAAAGGATTTTATCAATCTCGATATGACCATTTCCACTGAAAAAGATCAGACTGCAATAGGAACCGGTGATCTGGTAAAAAAATGGACGCAAGCTGACCGGAATTATTTTCAGTATCAAGCGAAAAATATTCCTTTCCGTTTTGCGGTTTCTTCAGCTGAATATGAAGTAAAAAGTATTCATTATAAAGGTATTGCTGTTAATATTTTTTACCATAAAAATCATTTTGAAAATGTAGATCATCTTCTGAAAAATGCTCAACTCACTTTGGATTACTGCCAACAGAATTTTGGAAAATATCCATTCAAAACCATCAATTTTGCTGAAATATCATCTTTCACCAGAGGTTTTGCAGCAACGGCTTACCCTTCTGCTATTTTCATGCCTGAGGATATGGTTTTTCACGCCAATATAACAGCTGATCAAAAACAGGATGTCATTAATGAACTGGCAGGACATGAACTCTCCCATCTTTGGTGGGGAAACAGCCAGATTAATCCTGATGCTAGAGAAGGTTCCGTAATGCTTACTGAAACTCTTACCATGTACACCGAAATGATGCTCTATAAAAAAATGCACGGAAAAGCCAAAATGATGGAAAGACTACAGGTTCACCAGCAAATCTACGATAACGAAAAAGGACTATCCGAAAATCTTCCTATTTACAGGGCAACCGGAGATGTTTCCCATATTTCCTATTCCAAAGGAGCTGTTGCCATGGTAACATTGAGCGACCTGATCGGGGAAGATAAATTAAATACGGCATTGAAAAGCTTCCTTATCCATAATCCGTATCCTAGAAAGCCAACTTCTTTAGATCTACTTAGGGAATTTTATAAAGTTTCTCCTAATGAAGCCAGCAGAAAAGAGATTGATCGGTTATTTAAAACTCCGTGA
- a CDS encoding M23 family metallopeptidase has translation MVYHFYAHLSKVNVKVGQKVKHNEIIGLSGSTGNAMHIEVQHRHVHVEAGTDYEIYSGGNKCKLKNRINPENYMKSKFDNKGNTL, from the coding sequence ATTGTATATCATTTTTATGCTCATTTATCAAAGGTAAATGTTAAAGTTGGACAAAAGGTAAAGCATAATGAAATTATTGGTCTGTCAGGAAGTACAGGTAATGCTATGCATATAGAAGTACAACATAGACACGTTCATGTAGAAGCTGGAACTGATTATGAAATTTATAGCGGAGGGAATAAATGTAAACTTAAAAACAGAATAAACCCTGAAAATTATATGAAATCTAAATTTGATAACAAAGGAAATACGTTATGA
- a CDS encoding DUF2975 domain-containing protein, whose translation MNQTKLISRILFYICSVLAAGYLIIVLYSLFCLATGYSVVSYGNNGQYLHINYPFTEQPFLNIEDNYPYIIFSFMLVLIPYGIFFWLSAKVFRVFFQPKLFTREHITQLKRFYLFNIFIPLPLVIIASFFVEVESIIWGLVFIHFMLGIFCLFLANIFKQGLHLQNEQDLII comes from the coding sequence ATGAATCAGACTAAACTTATTTCCCGTATTTTATTTTATATCTGCTCTGTATTGGCAGCCGGATACCTTATCATTGTACTGTATTCCCTTTTCTGTCTGGCTACAGGTTACTCTGTGGTGTCTTATGGAAACAACGGACAATATCTTCACATCAATTATCCGTTCACTGAGCAGCCATTTCTGAATATAGAAGATAATTATCCTTATATCATCTTTTCATTTATGTTGGTTTTAATTCCTTACGGGATCTTTTTCTGGCTTTCCGCAAAAGTTTTCAGGGTATTTTTCCAACCAAAACTCTTTACAAGAGAACATATAACACAACTTAAGAGATTTTACCTTTTTAATATTTTCATTCCACTTCCCCTGGTGATTATCGCGAGTTTCTTTGTGGAAGTAGAAAGTATTATCTGGGGCCTGGTGTTTATTCACTTTATGCTTGGAATTTTCTGTCTGTTTCTTGCGAATATCTTTAAGCAAGGGCTACATTTGCAAAACGAACAAGACCTAATTATTTAA
- a CDS encoding DUF3768 domain-containing protein, with the protein MISIDELNSMVHNKTSKENNLNLQVNSTSKNWYGKYSLSLNEDSEDWRDIHEIILEISKDSVTYKATGFQLYEFYKLEIKERKEAAIHLNFSKALDNTENQVFLEQTKDFGTITFDGSKYFWKCPYIDKSFTDGKKKTYILKKEAYK; encoded by the coding sequence GTGATAAGTATTGATGAGTTAAACTCTATGGTACATAACAAAACTTCAAAAGAGAATAATTTGAATTTACAAGTTAATTCCACTTCTAAAAATTGGTATGGAAAATATTCATTAAGCCTAAATGAAGATAGTGAAGACTGGAGAGATATTCATGAAATTATATTAGAAATCTCAAAAGATTCAGTTACCTATAAGGCGACAGGGTTCCAACTATATGAATTTTATAAATTAGAAATAAAGGAAAGGAAAGAAGCTGCTATACATTTGAATTTTTCGAAAGCACTTGATAATACTGAAAATCAGGTGTTTTTGGAACAAACCAAAGATTTTGGAACAATTACTTTTGATGGCAGTAAATATTTTTGGAAATGTCCCTACATTGATAAGAGTTTTACAGATGGAAAAAAGAAAACCTATATTTTGAAAAAGGAAGCATATAAGTGA
- a CDS encoding SH3 domain-containing protein translates to MYTQNGNIIDPDGYTNLRKDKNTSSEILQKVKSGEHIDVLDNTGDWFLVKTKKEKLYIIFMLIYQR, encoded by the coding sequence TTGTATACCCAAAACGGAAATATAATTGACCCAGATGGCTATACCAATTTAAGAAAAGATAAAAATACCTCCTCAGAGATTCTACAAAAAGTAAAATCAGGAGAACATATTGATGTTTTGGACAATACTGGAGATTGGTTTTTAGTAAAGACTAAGAAGGAAAAATTGTATATCATTTTTATGCTCATTTATCAAAGGTAA
- a CDS encoding ATP-grasp domain-containing protein: MKNIIALSPMYTEDSNNLKKASLNSPYELSRFNAKWNVPEEFRTDVIAVYGEDIYSEIVAEQCNLTLTKPKDNWLAEISEEFTQRKIIYGQLKDFLQEEDIFIKCSDFKSFKAGVYHKLTDIKGFDTVDLNSTVFTSEVVEWELEVRCFVFNNEIKTYSSYWRNNSFDTNPLSENEEHDMFEFFNRFIQKYSSTLPNAVVLDFGIIKGQGWALIEANPAWCSGLYACDAEKALEVVVNSCIKN; this comes from the coding sequence ATGAAAAATATAATCGCGCTATCTCCTATGTATACTGAAGACAGCAACAATTTAAAAAAGGCATCCCTCAATTCCCCTTACGAACTGAGCCGTTTCAATGCAAAATGGAACGTTCCTGAGGAATTTCGTACTGATGTGATTGCGGTCTATGGTGAAGACATTTATTCAGAAATTGTAGCTGAACAATGTAATCTGACCTTAACAAAACCAAAGGATAATTGGCTTGCTGAAATTTCAGAAGAGTTTACCCAACGTAAAATTATCTATGGACAATTAAAAGACTTTCTGCAAGAAGAAGATATTTTCATTAAATGTTCTGATTTTAAAAGTTTTAAAGCTGGAGTTTATCATAAGCTGACGGATATCAAAGGTTTTGACACTGTAGATTTGAACTCAACGGTTTTCACCTCAGAAGTAGTAGAATGGGAACTTGAAGTAAGATGCTTTGTTTTTAATAATGAAATAAAAACATATTCTTCTTATTGGAGAAACAATAGCTTTGATACAAATCCATTATCTGAAAATGAAGAGCATGATATGTTTGAGTTTTTCAATCGCTTTATCCAGAAATATTCTTCAACATTACCCAATGCTGTTGTATTAGATTTTGGAATTATTAAGGGGCAAGGCTGGGCATTAATTGAAGCTAATCCGGCATGGTGCTCAGGATTATATGCCTGTGATGCAGAAAAAGCACTGGAAGTTGTTGTCAATAGCTGTATTAAAAACTAA
- a CDS encoding ABC transporter ATP-binding protein: MNTLSINNLNLTYKNGFQAIDNISLEINNGMFGLLGPNGAGKSSLMKTIVGLQKPSSGTLFFNDVDIVKKPEFLKQNLGFLPQDFGVYPKISAYDLLEHIAILKGITDRNNRKKQILDLLGKVNLLDFQKKEVHTFSGGMKQRFGVAQALLGNPKIIIVDEPTAGLDPEERNRFNILLNDISQDIIVILSTHLVEDVRNLCSEIAVMNHGKILRKGDPKQLMAELEHKIWSRSIENNDLEKYNSHYEVISRQLIERNHHITIFSEETPEDFKPANPLLEHFYFYTLTQKP; this comes from the coding sequence ATGAATACCTTATCCATCAACAACCTCAATCTTACGTATAAAAATGGTTTTCAAGCCATTGACAATATTTCCCTGGAAATCAATAACGGAATGTTTGGGCTGCTAGGCCCGAATGGAGCCGGAAAATCATCCCTGATGAAAACCATTGTAGGATTACAAAAACCCAGCTCGGGAACCCTATTTTTTAATGATGTTGATATTGTTAAAAAACCGGAATTTCTCAAACAAAATTTAGGATTTCTACCCCAGGATTTCGGAGTTTATCCAAAAATATCCGCTTATGATCTTTTGGAACACATTGCAATACTGAAAGGGATTACAGACAGGAACAACCGTAAAAAACAGATTCTGGACCTGCTTGGAAAAGTGAATCTTCTGGATTTTCAAAAGAAAGAAGTTCATACTTTTTCCGGTGGAATGAAACAGCGTTTTGGAGTGGCTCAGGCATTACTGGGAAATCCTAAAATCATTATTGTAGATGAGCCTACCGCCGGCCTGGATCCTGAAGAACGAAACCGTTTCAATATACTGCTGAATGATATCAGCCAGGATATTATTGTCATTCTTTCCACTCATTTGGTGGAAGATGTTAGAAATCTGTGCTCAGAAATTGCAGTCATGAATCATGGAAAAATCCTTAGAAAAGGAGATCCCAAGCAATTAATGGCAGAACTGGAACATAAAATATGGTCCCGCTCTATTGAGAACAATGACCTGGAAAAATATAACTCCCATTATGAGGTCATCAGCAGACAATTGATAGAAAGAAATCACCATATCACCATCTTTTCTGAAGAAACGCCTGAAGATTTCAAGCCTGCAAATCCCTTACTGGAACACTTCTACTTTTATACTTTAACGCAAAAGCCTTAG
- a CDS encoding TfoX/Sxy family protein, giving the protein MAYNTELADRVREWLAQVNDIKVEEKKMFGGLAFLVNDKMCINISHDNLMCRYNPEKEEEVAEKTGFLPMIMRGKQLKEYCYVEPIGFQKPEDFQYWMKLCLEYNKIAKASKKK; this is encoded by the coding sequence ATGGCTTATAATACTGAATTGGCTGACCGGGTGAGAGAGTGGTTAGCTCAAGTGAATGATATTAAAGTAGAGGAAAAGAAAATGTTCGGCGGGCTGGCATTTCTGGTGAATGATAAAATGTGTATTAATATCAGTCACGACAATCTGATGTGCCGCTACAACCCTGAAAAAGAAGAAGAAGTTGCGGAGAAAACAGGCTTTCTTCCTATGATTATGAGAGGGAAGCAACTTAAGGAATACTGCTATGTGGAGCCTATCGGTTTTCAAAAACCTGAAGATTTTCAATATTGGATGAAACTTTGTCTGGAGTACAACAAAATTGCAAAAGCTTCAAAGAAGAAGTAA
- a CDS encoding nucleotidyltransferase domain-containing protein, giving the protein MTIQDLKNKKLLLFEAISGSRAFGLATETSDTDIRGVYYLPKEDFFGLSYIPQISNETNDITYYEIGRFVELLQKNNPNILEVLASPEDCILYKHPLMDLLKPEDFLSKLCKDTFAGYAISQIKKAKGLNKKILNPIDKERKSILDFCFILDGQGSVPLKKWLLENRKVQEKCGLTAIDHTKGMFALFYDDSQTLGYKGIIQYEEANQVSVSSVPKDEKPDAYLFCNLDAYSTYCKDYREYWKWVEERNEDRYNVNQTHGQNYDSKNMMHTIRLLQSCEQIFKRNSLQIRVENRDELLDIKAGNWSYEAVMEKAENLIESIEHHHSISTLPESSDLDKTTKILVQIREQLYGK; this is encoded by the coding sequence ATGACCATCCAAGACCTAAAAAATAAAAAACTCCTTCTCTTCGAAGCCATCTCCGGAAGCCGTGCTTTTGGGCTGGCAACGGAAACCTCAGATACGGATATCCGTGGAGTGTATTACCTGCCGAAGGAAGATTTCTTCGGACTGAGCTACATTCCACAGATTTCTAACGAGACGAATGATATTACCTATTATGAAATTGGAAGGTTTGTGGAGCTGTTGCAAAAGAATAATCCTAATATTCTGGAGGTTTTGGCAAGTCCTGAAGATTGTATTCTGTATAAACATCCGTTGATGGATCTTCTGAAACCGGAAGACTTTCTGTCTAAATTATGCAAAGATACCTTTGCCGGATATGCTATTTCCCAGATTAAAAAAGCGAAAGGTCTTAATAAAAAGATTCTGAATCCTATTGACAAAGAAAGAAAATCTATTCTTGATTTCTGCTTTATTCTGGATGGACAAGGTTCTGTTCCTTTGAAAAAATGGTTGTTAGAAAATAGAAAAGTTCAGGAAAAATGTGGGTTAACAGCCATTGATCATACCAAAGGAATGTTTGCGTTATTTTATGATGACTCTCAAACATTGGGGTATAAAGGAATCATCCAATATGAAGAAGCCAACCAGGTTTCGGTATCTTCTGTTCCCAAGGATGAAAAGCCGGATGCTTATCTGTTCTGTAACCTTGATGCCTACTCTACTTACTGCAAAGACTATAGGGAATACTGGAAGTGGGTGGAAGAACGCAATGAAGACCGGTACAATGTTAACCAAACACATGGACAGAACTATGACAGCAAAAATATGATGCATACCATCCGTTTGCTGCAATCGTGTGAACAGATTTTCAAAAGAAATTCTCTTCAGATCCGTGTAGAAAACCGGGATGAATTGCTGGATATTAAAGCAGGAAACTGGTCGTATGAAGCTGTTATGGAAAAAGCAGAAAACCTTATTGAATCCATTGAGCATCATCATTCCATCTCAACTCTTCCTGAATCGTCTGATCTGGATAAAACAACCAAAATCCTGGTTCAGATAAGAGAACAATTATATGGAAAGTAA
- a CDS encoding helix-turn-helix domain-containing protein gives MPIIVNLDVMLAKRKMQSKELAEKLGITPVNLSILKTGKAKGVRFDTLEAICKILECQPGDILEYKE, from the coding sequence ATGCCAATTATAGTCAACTTAGATGTGATGCTAGCCAAACGAAAAATGCAGAGTAAAGAATTGGCAGAAAAACTGGGAATCACTCCCGTCAACCTCTCCATCCTCAAAACCGGGAAAGCCAAAGGTGTACGCTTTGACACCCTGGAAGCCATCTGCAAGATCCTGGAATGCCAACCGGGAGATATTCTGGAGTATAAAGAGTAG